The following coding sequences lie in one Myxococcus xanthus genomic window:
- a CDS encoding parallel beta-helix domain-containing protein gives MHPLPLSRAPRAVLLALVGLIVLPACSDDGDDRPDAGQPDSGMPADAGSDAGSDAGSDAGTPDAGGSMAWPQDFSCEDTERTELTFNPGQEQELQDAVNALGDCTTIKLGAGTFQFDNAITIRANGITVKGAGKGTQGEGTGGESSTVLDFTHAAANTNGFDVVGKLFTVSDLAVWNAKKDGLRIESSINVNIQRIRTEWAQESQESNGKYGIYPVKSTYVLVEDCEAYNAADAGIYVGQTLHTIVRRNVAKKNVAGIEIENTKYAHVANNIAQDNTTGLVVFDLPGNPIRGTDIYIAHNTITGNNRPNFASVESSSSTVSQVPAGTGTFILASRRVEMEHNTWGNNNTVDIAILSGLAIESDPIQWAAGFFNYPSQDISIHDNTFTGGSGRMVDNGTPDLEFRPLGALVGAVYQYGAAAHGVTGVEHVLWDGIDPAPRNESLANPINICFTRNTLPEGTQASVVDFDLQAVGGHLEAGPSPANMAAAWGETRRYVQDAEPFNCSGFTPALTIR, from the coding sequence ATGCATCCTCTGCCGCTGTCGCGCGCGCCCCGTGCCGTGCTTCTTGCCCTCGTGGGCCTGATTGTCCTTCCCGCCTGTTCGGATGACGGCGATGACCGTCCGGACGCGGGCCAGCCGGACTCTGGCATGCCCGCGGACGCAGGCAGTGACGCAGGCAGTGACGCCGGCAGTGACGCGGGCACCCCGGACGCCGGCGGCTCCATGGCCTGGCCGCAGGACTTCTCCTGCGAAGACACGGAGCGGACCGAGCTGACGTTCAACCCGGGCCAGGAGCAGGAGCTCCAGGACGCGGTGAACGCGCTGGGCGATTGCACCACCATCAAGCTGGGCGCGGGCACCTTCCAGTTCGACAACGCCATCACCATCCGCGCCAACGGCATCACCGTGAAGGGCGCGGGCAAGGGCACCCAGGGCGAGGGCACCGGCGGCGAATCCAGCACCGTGCTGGACTTCACCCACGCGGCGGCGAACACCAACGGCTTCGACGTGGTGGGCAAGCTCTTCACGGTGAGCGACCTGGCCGTCTGGAACGCGAAGAAGGATGGCCTGCGCATCGAGTCCTCCATCAACGTGAACATCCAGCGCATCCGCACCGAGTGGGCCCAGGAGAGCCAGGAGAGCAACGGCAAGTACGGCATCTACCCCGTGAAGTCGACGTACGTCCTCGTCGAGGACTGTGAGGCGTACAACGCCGCCGACGCGGGTATCTACGTCGGCCAGACGCTGCACACCATCGTCCGGCGGAACGTGGCGAAGAAGAACGTGGCGGGCATCGAAATCGAGAACACGAAGTACGCCCACGTCGCGAACAACATCGCCCAGGACAACACCACGGGCCTGGTCGTGTTCGACCTGCCGGGCAACCCCATCCGGGGCACGGACATCTACATCGCCCACAACACCATCACCGGGAACAACCGCCCCAACTTCGCCTCCGTGGAGAGCAGCAGCAGCACCGTGTCCCAGGTCCCGGCCGGCACCGGCACCTTCATCCTGGCCTCACGCCGGGTGGAGATGGAGCACAACACGTGGGGCAACAACAACACGGTGGACATCGCCATCCTCAGCGGTCTGGCCATCGAGTCCGACCCCATCCAGTGGGCGGCCGGCTTCTTCAACTACCCCAGCCAGGACATCTCCATCCACGACAACACCTTCACCGGTGGCAGCGGCCGAATGGTGGACAACGGCACGCCGGACCTGGAGTTCCGTCCGCTGGGCGCGCTGGTGGGCGCCGTCTACCAGTACGGCGCCGCGGCCCACGGCGTGACGGGCGTGGAGCACGTGCTGTGGGACGGCATCGACCCGGCGCCTCGCAATGAGAGCCTGGCCAACCCCATCAACATCTGCTTCACCCGCAACACGCTGCCGGAGGGCACGCAGGCCTCGGTGGTGGACTTCGACCTGCAGGCCGTCGGTGGCCACCTCGAGGCGGGCCCCTCCCCCGCAAACATGGCCGCCGCCTGGGGGGAGACGCGCCGCTATGTCCAGGACGCCGAGCCCTTCAACTGTTCGGGCTTCACCCCGGCCCTGACCATCCGCTGA
- a CDS encoding DUF1552 domain-containing protein: MSKKFRLSRRTVLRGTGALMALPLLEQMLPRNAHGAPGTVPRRLAVFYTPNGIHMQKWTPTIEGPAWELTPTLEPLAAVKNDLLVVTGLANQPAFPDGDGHHAAATGAFLSCAKVYKTEGNNLRVGISMDQVIANHMTATRATRYGSMELGIDAGRGIGNCDSGYACPYANNIAWSGPRTPVAKETNAQAAFNRLFAGGIPGETQAQIEKRRAYGKSIIDVVRDDATALKGQLGTSDLQKLDEYFTSVRELEKQVEDVSVPSMTCASGAAPIVSEDPTAKTKAMMDLIILAFQCDLTRVATFMLANARANKVYPFLGLSGAHHTYSHHQKSQSNYKALATIDKWEVTLLQYLLERMKSVIEVNGLSLLDNSMVYFSSEIGDGDSHNHVNLPIILAGRGGGALTPGRHIVYQQDPLANLYIYLMQAMGVPNVTTFGDDGTGPLPGLV; encoded by the coding sequence ATGAGCAAGAAATTCAGACTCTCGCGACGGACCGTCTTGCGGGGGACGGGAGCGCTGATGGCGCTGCCCCTGTTGGAGCAGATGCTTCCCCGCAACGCGCATGGCGCGCCGGGCACCGTGCCCCGCAGACTGGCCGTCTTCTACACGCCCAACGGCATCCACATGCAGAAGTGGACGCCCACGATAGAGGGCCCCGCGTGGGAGCTGACGCCCACGCTGGAACCCCTGGCGGCGGTGAAGAACGACCTGCTGGTCGTCACCGGCCTGGCGAACCAGCCCGCCTTCCCGGATGGTGACGGACACCATGCCGCCGCCACCGGCGCGTTCCTGTCCTGCGCCAAGGTGTACAAGACGGAGGGCAACAACCTCCGCGTGGGCATCTCCATGGACCAGGTCATCGCCAACCACATGACGGCGACGCGAGCCACCCGCTATGGGTCCATGGAGCTGGGCATCGACGCGGGCCGCGGCATCGGCAACTGCGACTCCGGCTACGCGTGCCCGTATGCCAACAATATCGCGTGGTCGGGGCCTCGAACACCGGTGGCCAAGGAGACCAACGCGCAGGCCGCGTTCAACCGGCTCTTCGCGGGCGGCATCCCCGGAGAGACGCAGGCACAAATCGAGAAGCGGCGCGCGTACGGCAAGAGCATCATCGACGTCGTGCGCGATGACGCCACCGCGCTGAAGGGCCAGCTGGGCACCTCGGACCTGCAGAAGCTGGATGAGTACTTCACCAGCGTGCGGGAGTTGGAGAAGCAGGTGGAGGACGTGTCCGTCCCATCCATGACCTGCGCTTCGGGAGCCGCGCCCATCGTGTCCGAGGACCCGACGGCGAAGACCAAGGCGATGATGGACCTCATCATCCTCGCCTTCCAGTGTGACCTCACCCGGGTGGCCACCTTCATGCTGGCCAATGCGCGTGCCAACAAGGTCTACCCCTTCCTGGGGCTCAGCGGCGCACACCACACGTACTCACACCACCAGAAGTCGCAGTCCAACTACAAGGCGCTCGCCACCATCGACAAGTGGGAGGTGACGCTCCTCCAGTACCTGCTGGAGCGCATGAAGTCGGTCATCGAGGTCAACGGCCTGTCGCTGCTCGACAACTCGATGGTCTACTTCTCCAGCGAAATCGGCGACGGGGACTCTCACAACCACGTCAACCTGCCCATCATCCTGGCGGGCAGGGGCGGCGGCGCGCTCACGCCGGGCCGGCACATCGTCTACCAGCAGGACCCGCTGGCCAACCTGTACATCTACCTGATGCAGGCCATGGGCGTGCCCAACGTCACCACCTTCGGTGACGACGGGACGGGCCCGCTGCCGGGCCTTGTGTAG
- a CDS encoding CAP domain-containing protein, which produces MHERASWRIIPLMPSFSRASRWSALLLLPPLLGCGSGGTQQGRRQNATSQQAVASRQPAASAKPKEPRAAPPDAQDFSRDMVTAHNLARSRAQPAPKPALPPLAWSTQAERKAASWAKACKFEHNPNRGDFGENLAAATPGAWTTSQVVKSWADESADYDYRRNTCQKGKVCGHYTQVVWRKTAAVGCATVMCNKNSPFGAKFPTWQLWVCNYAPPGNWVGQRPY; this is translated from the coding sequence ATGCATGAGCGGGCGTCCTGGCGCATCATCCCCCTCATGCCTTCCTTCTCCCGCGCCTCCCGCTGGTCCGCCTTGCTCCTGCTGCCGCCGCTGCTCGGCTGCGGGAGCGGTGGCACCCAACAGGGGCGGCGACAGAACGCCACCTCCCAGCAGGCCGTGGCCTCCAGGCAGCCCGCCGCGTCCGCGAAGCCGAAGGAGCCACGCGCGGCCCCTCCTGATGCGCAGGACTTCTCCCGGGACATGGTGACCGCGCACAACCTGGCGCGCTCCCGGGCCCAGCCCGCACCCAAGCCCGCGCTGCCGCCGCTGGCCTGGTCCACCCAGGCCGAGCGCAAGGCCGCGTCCTGGGCGAAGGCCTGCAAGTTCGAGCACAACCCGAACCGGGGCGACTTCGGAGAGAACCTCGCCGCCGCCACGCCCGGCGCGTGGACCACGTCCCAGGTAGTGAAGAGCTGGGCGGACGAATCCGCGGACTACGACTACCGGCGCAACACCTGCCAGAAGGGCAAGGTGTGCGGGCACTACACGCAGGTGGTGTGGCGCAAGACGGCGGCCGTGGGGTGCGCCACGGTGATGTGCAACAAGAACTCACCGTTCGGCGCGAAGTTCCCTACCTGGCAGCTCTGGGTGTGCAACTACGCGCCGCCGGGCAACTGGGTGGGTCAGCGGCCCTACTGA
- a CDS encoding CAP domain-containing protein translates to MPRPTPRHLRPLGLLIPLLLTGCGSDTPGEEDGDTEPLVMTQFDRDMLAAHNAARRSVSPAASPALEDLTWDEQATRTAKAYAARCQFSHNPNRGNLGENLTAASSSAMGAQGVVQGWVDEAAHYDHTANTCASGKVCGHYTQVVWRNTRALGCAVQECTTNSPFGSQFPKWSLWVCNYAPPGNYVGQRPY, encoded by the coding sequence ATGCCCCGCCCCACGCCCCGCCACCTTCGACCGCTTGGCCTGCTCATCCCCCTGCTCCTCACCGGCTGTGGCTCCGACACACCCGGAGAGGAAGACGGCGACACCGAGCCGCTGGTCATGACGCAGTTCGACCGCGACATGCTGGCCGCGCACAACGCCGCTCGGAGGAGCGTGTCGCCCGCGGCCTCCCCCGCGCTGGAGGACCTGACGTGGGACGAGCAGGCGACGCGCACGGCGAAGGCCTACGCCGCGCGGTGCCAGTTCTCGCACAACCCGAATCGCGGCAACCTGGGGGAGAACCTCACCGCGGCATCGTCCAGCGCCATGGGCGCCCAGGGCGTGGTGCAGGGCTGGGTGGACGAGGCCGCCCACTACGACCACACCGCCAACACCTGCGCGAGCGGCAAGGTCTGCGGCCACTACACCCAGGTGGTGTGGCGCAACACGCGGGCCCTGGGCTGCGCCGTCCAGGAGTGCACGACGAACTCGCCCTTCGGTTCCCAGTTCCCCAAGTGGTCGCTCTGGGTGTGCAACTACGCACCGCCGGGCAACTACGTGGGCCAGCGCCCCTACTGA
- a CDS encoding FKBP-type peptidyl-prolyl cis-trans isomerase: MQKTWLVAGMLVLAGCQQQGKTDSTTTAATATAPGASANPQTEDQKTLYALGLSIGRSVSVFDMTPEELEYVKSGITAQVKGEKPAVELETYGPKLQELARARSTRKAEAEKEKAKAFLETASKEEGAQKTESGLIYKELTAGTGASPQASDIVKVHYRGTLPDGTEFDSSHKRGEPTQFPLQGVIKCWTEGVQKMKVGGKAKLVCPSDIAYGDRGAPPNIPGGAALVFEVELLEIVKPPEMPAMGGTPPAGKPSAVEKK; this comes from the coding sequence ATGCAGAAGACGTGGCTGGTCGCGGGAATGCTGGTGCTGGCGGGCTGCCAGCAGCAGGGCAAGACGGATTCGACGACGACGGCGGCGACGGCGACGGCGCCTGGCGCGAGCGCGAATCCGCAGACGGAAGACCAGAAGACGCTGTACGCGCTCGGCCTGTCCATTGGCCGCAGCGTGAGCGTGTTCGACATGACTCCCGAGGAGCTGGAGTACGTCAAGTCGGGCATCACCGCGCAGGTGAAGGGCGAGAAGCCCGCGGTGGAGCTGGAGACGTACGGCCCGAAGCTTCAGGAGCTGGCGCGCGCTCGCAGCACCCGCAAGGCGGAGGCTGAGAAGGAGAAAGCGAAGGCGTTCCTGGAGACGGCCTCGAAGGAAGAGGGCGCCCAGAAGACGGAGTCCGGCCTCATCTACAAGGAGCTGACCGCCGGTACGGGCGCGTCGCCCCAGGCGTCGGACATCGTGAAGGTGCACTACCGCGGCACGCTGCCGGACGGCACCGAGTTCGACAGCTCGCACAAGCGTGGCGAGCCCACGCAGTTCCCGCTCCAGGGCGTCATCAAGTGCTGGACCGAGGGCGTGCAGAAGATGAAAGTGGGCGGCAAGGCCAAGCTCGTGTGCCCGTCTGACATCGCCTACGGTGACCGCGGCGCGCCGCCGAACATCCCGGGTGGCGCCGCCCTGGTGTTCGAGGTGGAGCTGCTGGAGATCGTCAAGCCGCCGGAGATGCCGGCCATGGGCGGCACGCCGCCGGCGGGCAAGCCCTCCGCGGTCGAGAAGAAGTAG
- a CDS encoding dienelactone hydrolase family protein: MRQGLLLMMGALLLSACVQGRAREVLREPSATGAVSESEFKALHTLREDAPPALKGQEVEVAGTKAYLSLPQGAQGPLPAVIVIHEWWGLNDHIRHWTDRLAAEGYAALAVDLYGGKVATTRDEALALLKAVDPARAQETLTAAHTFLRQDARVQAPRTGTIGWCFGGSWSLHAAMAMPELDAAVLYYGNPVTEARELAAIRAPVLGIFGTKDPSIPLETVQAFRQALDEAGVRHYILEFEAEHAFANPSSERYDAQAAAGAWQQVAAFLDQHLRQ; the protein is encoded by the coding sequence ATGCGCCAGGGCCTGCTGTTGATGATGGGAGCGCTGCTGCTGAGCGCCTGCGTCCAGGGCCGTGCCCGGGAAGTGCTCCGCGAGCCGTCCGCCACGGGCGCTGTCTCCGAGTCGGAGTTCAAGGCGCTGCACACGCTGCGCGAGGACGCGCCGCCAGCGCTCAAGGGCCAGGAGGTGGAGGTGGCCGGCACGAAGGCCTACCTGAGCCTGCCCCAGGGGGCCCAGGGGCCGCTGCCCGCCGTCATCGTCATCCATGAGTGGTGGGGGCTCAATGACCACATCCGCCACTGGACGGACCGGCTGGCCGCGGAGGGCTACGCCGCGCTGGCGGTGGACCTGTATGGTGGCAAGGTGGCCACCACGCGGGATGAGGCGCTGGCGCTGCTGAAGGCCGTGGATCCGGCGCGCGCACAGGAGACGCTGACGGCCGCGCACACCTTCCTGCGGCAGGACGCGCGGGTGCAGGCGCCGCGCACGGGCACCATCGGCTGGTGCTTCGGGGGGAGCTGGTCACTGCACGCGGCCATGGCCATGCCGGAACTGGACGCGGCGGTCCTCTACTACGGCAACCCGGTGACGGAGGCGCGGGAGCTCGCCGCCATCCGCGCGCCGGTGCTGGGCATCTTCGGTACGAAGGACCCGTCCATCCCCCTGGAGACGGTGCAGGCCTTCCGGCAGGCCTTGGATGAGGCGGGCGTGCGGCACTACATCCTGGAGTTCGAAGCGGAGCACGCCTTCGCCAACCCGTCGAGTGAGCGCTACGACGCGCAGGCCGCCGCGGGGGCCTGGCAGCAGGTGGCGGCCTTCCTGGACCAGCACCTGCGTCAGTAG
- a CDS encoding heme-dependent oxidative N-demethylase family protein: MLPYFPFEQDVFSMSLGVRALRPEETLIEVDAPRYADEVALKAALLAAGHAERFQGGPGTEELQWETLTVLLPAMARQSPEHFSLEVEGTRWCWHNHLLGTRTHFTPGDAASLPLAPLDWFGRQVQEDLLLLDGTREGFPLVAGQLCFPSGWCLGDKLGRPLLAVHEPVPQFNAKLGPSTLKLMEGLKPGRPVTRCNWAISVTERLDLEPRTLPEWRHLFDGITPDNAGERCFLRLERQTLTRLPRTRAILFTIHTYVAPVASEVEAPGRRQRLARVLRTVPADTATYKRVTPVLAPLLGYLEAGEADAG; encoded by the coding sequence GTGCTGCCTTACTTCCCCTTCGAGCAGGATGTCTTTTCAATGTCGCTGGGCGTGCGTGCGCTGAGGCCAGAAGAGACACTCATCGAGGTAGACGCGCCGCGCTATGCGGACGAAGTGGCGTTGAAGGCGGCGCTGCTGGCGGCGGGGCACGCCGAGCGCTTCCAAGGAGGGCCCGGAACAGAGGAGCTCCAATGGGAGACGTTGACGGTGCTGCTGCCTGCCATGGCGCGTCAATCGCCGGAGCACTTCTCGCTGGAGGTGGAGGGCACGCGCTGGTGCTGGCACAACCACCTGCTGGGCACTCGGACGCACTTCACGCCGGGGGACGCGGCGAGCCTGCCGCTGGCGCCGCTGGACTGGTTTGGCCGGCAGGTTCAGGAGGACCTGCTGCTGCTGGACGGCACGCGCGAGGGTTTCCCGCTGGTGGCGGGCCAGTTGTGTTTCCCCTCCGGGTGGTGCCTGGGGGACAAACTGGGCCGGCCGCTGTTGGCCGTCCACGAGCCGGTACCCCAGTTCAACGCGAAGCTGGGGCCCTCCACGCTGAAGTTGATGGAGGGCCTGAAGCCCGGGCGTCCCGTCACGCGCTGCAACTGGGCCATCAGCGTCACGGAGCGGCTGGACCTGGAGCCGCGCACGCTGCCGGAGTGGCGGCACTTGTTCGACGGCATCACCCCGGACAATGCGGGCGAGCGCTGCTTCCTCCGCCTGGAGCGTCAGACGCTCACCCGGCTGCCCCGCACGCGCGCCATCCTCTTCACCATCCACACCTACGTGGCCCCGGTGGCCTCGGAAGTGGAAGCGCCCGGCCGGCGGCAGCGGCTGGCCCGCGTGCTGCGCACCGTGCCCGCCGACACCGCGACCTACAAGCGCGTCACGCCCGTGCTGGCGCCGCTGCTGGGCTACCTGGAGGCGGGCGAGGCTGACGCCGGGTAA